From Plasmodium brasilianum strain Bolivian I chromosome 7, whole genome shotgun sequence, the proteins below share one genomic window:
- a CDS encoding helicase SKI2W, which produces MSVGIPIKLLHEGIGHTVSVETKSGILYRGTLLFAEDNMNCLLENVSVVKKDGKQILLEQVYIRGGSVSFMIFPDMLRYAPIFKINKSKTKTNFATIRRAMEVHARISSKNKDILVFNKINSSNRNSCNSRINSPKHNFCSEILFLHLRSINFCKQVQLKEEEGNEIEDNFWTSDEEVNDEEEEEEENEDVADVEGEEYNYYNIEKEKRANDKQNNEQDELYNHSFEQNFDNIFEKREDAKETDAYYMGSSFNNFLDKGLNINIQDVMNDCRNALTDNFTISSIIQNYDINNFMYNDTLLKYCETGVAINDESRSNEKPTLNEDFHFNCYSSFNYVNPPNSNSNKSNKIKKLDKYDPKNDVQLMEDSFSKANLCNENEKILDDKTNIRVFDRENTNDLERMNDLERMNDLERMNDLERMNDLERMNDLERMNDLERMNDLERMNDLERMNDLERMNDLERTNESERTNQLEKTNEPNKLTCETEQKSNEEKANIKYIRKKWVIDDNQSDVSNFSKNDMLLSYDFELDDFQKRSIKHLNNFKHVFVAAHTSAGKTLIAEHAIALSIKLQKKAIYTSPIKALSNQKYHEFKNIFKNVGIITGDVKMNVNANCIIMTTEILRNLLYLNDNIINNIHCVIFDEVHYINDEYRGVIWEEAIIMLPSHAQILLLSATVPNYLEFADWVGFTKKKEVISISTKKRPVPLLHYLYAHDSIFLIMDEKNKFHSSAFKEIYIKIREKEEANKNQKQLPHIKKMNNNYEAKNKQPAVQNNNKSGTGSNKISDCGNKNGGGSNCNAKGYYQYCKEKRKQKTFTNEANMKTEIQKLQALIKKLEEDNKLPVVLFCFSRVKCETYAKCMPHLNFLDSKKKSKVHLFIKESISKLSTQDRELNQIKILSKLLDRGIGIHHSGLLPILKEIVEILFSKGLIKILFATETFAMGINMPTKSVVFTSIYKHDHLKKRILTSSEYTQMSGRAGRRSSDKYGYVYIYCSDNIPDQVQLTEMMMQKAVSLKSKFKITYNMILKLLINKQINIEKMLFSSFLESCRALQIPLFKKYLKRKRRLLQSIKEVECIYANEMNEISPIENYIQIDYKLKYIGLSLHKKLFTTKNSNCFIIGRVMLLNNINIIRSSVYGIYLGCDKNSTKKNEKVDFAQNSIFFQNNYEQNESIERFFFLFILPDFMTYEDLLTQMNDNPHCVEKTVNEKNCNVVRSGGTSNNGINKTDSTFSENASVVVPENVIMYDNYKNYKNVFSERRNKNNIKIIHHASFDTNMNKKYFVVCSNVCIENISLITNTVIKLSNVKTTAILNNPKNLLLYTLELDRLIEKQNFEPFVLTKMLKTLKCEFYSVLVKQSDYLESLKKSKCYNCNLKEKHYELVCKRNDCINDIENIERNINVKSLSLYEDLEGKLNVLRHFSFIDDDHNLTVKGKIASYITLTDEITLTQVIFENVLNNLNPPEIAAVLSCFVAPEKKVEESPDLTVNLQDVKMVLTNIHSKFEEFYKIIRLKISSEEHWKLCNFKIMFIAYKWSLGASFAELLEQSELEEGLIVRSILRLDDLCRKVKIAFLYLGNIELAEKVEKTSNLLRRDIIFTTSLYLQ; this is translated from the exons tcAAGGATAAATTCGCCAAAGCACAATTTTTGTAGTGAAATTTTATTCCTTCATTTGCGTTc AATAAACTTTTGTAAACAAGTCCAACTGAAAGAGGAAGAAGGAAATGAAATAGAAGATA ATTTCTGGACGAGCGATGAAGAAGTAAATGACGAGgaggaagaggaagaggaaAATGAGGATGTAGCAGACGTTGAGGGAgaagaatataattattataatattgaaaaagaaaaaagggcGAATgacaaacaaaataatgaacaGGATGAATTATATAACCATAGTTTTGAAcaaaattttgataatattttcGAAAAACGAGAAGATGCTAAAGAAACGGATGCATATTACATGGGAAGctcatttaataattttttagataAAGGGCtgaatattaatatacaagATGTAATGAATGATTGTAGAAATGCTTTAACTGATAACTTTACTATTAGCAGCATTATACAGAATTATGATATCAACAATTTCATGTATAATGatacattattaaaatattgtgAGACAGGTGTAGCTATTAATGATGAATCCCGAAGTAATGAGAAACCAACTTTAAATGAagattttcattttaactGTTATAGCtcttttaattatgtaaacCCTCCAAATAGTAACTCAaacaaaagtaataaaattaaaaaattggaCAAATATGACCCAAAAAATGATGTACAACTTATGGAAGATTCTTTTAGTAAAGCGAATTTATGTAatgaaaatgagaaaatatTGGATGATAAAACGAATATACGAGTATTTGATCGCGAAAATACGAACGATTTGGAGAGGATGAACGATTTGGAGAGGATGAACGATTTGGAGAGGATGAACGATTTGGAGAGGATGAACGATTTGGAGAGGATGAACGATTTGGAGAGGATGAACGATTTGGAGAGGATGAACGATTTGGAGAGGATGAACGATTTGGAGAGGATGAACGATTTGGAGAGGATGAACGATTTGGAGAGGACGAACGAATCGGAGAGGACGAACCAGTTGGAGAAAACGAACGAACCAAACAAACTAACCTGCGAAACAGAGCAAAAATCCAATGAAGAAAAggcaaatataaaatacataagaaaaaaatgggtAATAGATGACAACCAATCGGATGTTTCTAATTTTAGCAAAAATGATATGTTACTGAGTTACGATTTTGAGTTAGATGACTTTCAAAAGAGGTCAATAAAAcacttaaataattttaaacacGTATTTGTTGCTGCACATACATCAGCAGGAAAAACACTGATAGCTGAGCATGCAATAGCTTTATCTATAaaactacaaaaaaaagctaTATATACAAGTCCGATAAAAGCATTAAGTAATCAAAAATATcatgaatttaaaaatatttttaaaaatgtaggAATAATAACAGGAGATGTAAAGATGAATGTAAATGCTAACTGTATAATTATGACAACAGAAATCTTAAGAAatctattatatttaaatgataatattattaacaatataCATTGTGTTATATTTGATGAAGTCCATTACATCAATGATGAATATAGAGGTGTCATATGGGAAGAGGCCATTATTATGCTTCCATCACATGCCCAAATTCTATTACTAAGTGCAACTGTTCCTAATTATTTAGAATTTGCTGATTGGGTTggatttacaaaaaaaaaagaagttatTTCTATATCTACCAAGAAAAGACCAGTACCATTACTGCACtatttatatgcacatgattcaatctttttaattatggatgaaaaaaataaattccaCTCATCTgcttttaaagaaatatacattaaaataagagaaaaagaagaggCAAATAAGAATCAAAAGCAGCTTccacatattaaaaaaatgaacaacaaTTATGAAGCTAAGAATAAGCAGCCAGCAGTTCAGAATAACAACAAAAGCGGCACTGGTAGTAACAAAATTAGCGATTGTGGAAACAAAAACGGAGGAGGTAGTAATTGCAATGCGAAGGGGTATTATCAGTACTGCAAGGAAAAACGAAAGCAAAAAACGTTTACAAATGAAGCTAACATGAAGACTGAAATACAAAAGTTACAAGCACTTATTAAAAAACTAGAAGAAGATAATAAACTCCCAGTAgttctattttgtttttcaagAGTCAAATGTGAAACATACGCAAAATGTATGcctcatttaaattttttagatAGCAAGAAAAAGTCAAAAGtacatttattcattaaagAATCTATATCTAAATTAAGTACTCAAGATAGAGAGttaaatcaaataaaaattttaagcaAATTATTAGATAGAGGAATAGGAATCCATCATAGCGGATTGTTACCAATTCTTAAAGAAATAGTAGAAATACTTTTTTCAAAaggattaataaaaatattatttgcaACTGAAACATTTGCTATGGGTATAAATATGCCAACAAAATCAGTTGTTTTTAcatctatatataaacatgatcatttaaaaaaaagaatcttAACATCGTCTGAATATACACAAATGTCGGGCAGAGCTGGAAGAAGGTCTTCTGATAAGTACGGCTATGTGTACATCTACTGTTCTGATAATATACCTGACCAAGTACAACTAACAGAGATGATGATGCAAAAAGCAGTTAGTTTGAAGAGCAAATTTAAGATTACGTATAACATGATTTTAaagttattaataaataaacaaataaatatagaaaaaatgttatttagCTCTTTTTTAGAAAGTTGTAGAGCATTACAAATACCATTATTTAAGAAATAcctaaaaagaaaaagaagattaTTACAAAGTATAAAAGAAgttgaatgtatatatgcaaatgaGATGAATGAAATATCCCctatagaaaattatatacaaattgattataaattaaaatatattggtttaagtttacataaaaaattatttactacgaaaaatagtaattgttttattattggTAGAGTGATGCtactaaataatattaatatcattCGTAGTTCAGTTTATGGTATATATTTAGGATGTGATAAAAATAgtacgaaaaaaaatgaaaaggtaGATTTTGCTcaaaatagtatattttttcaaaataattatgaacaaaatgagTCAATtgaaagatttttttttttgtttatcttACCTGACTTTATGACTTATGAAGATTTACTAACTCAGATGAATGACAATCCCCATTGTGTAGAAAAAACagtgaatgaaaaaaactgCAATGTGGTTCGAAGTGGTGGTACGAGCAACAATGGAATTAACAAAACAGATTCAACTTTTAGTGAGAATGCGTCAGTAGTAGTACCAGAGAATGTTATTATgtatgataattataaaaattataaaaacgtCTTTTCAGaaagaagaaacaaaaataatataaaaattattcatcaTGCATCATTTGATAccaatatgaataaaaaatactttgTTGTTTGTTCAAATGTAtgtattgaaaatatttctcTCATTACAAATACTGTTATAAAGTTATCAAATGTAAAAACAACAGCTATTTTGAATAACCCCAAGAACTTATTGTTATATACTCTTGAGCTAGATAGATTAATAGAAAAGCAAAACTTCGAACCTTTTGTTTTAACGAAAATGTTGAAGACACTTAAATGTGAATTTTACTCTGTACTAGTTAAACAGTCAGATTATTTAGAAAGCCTAAAGAAATCAAAGTGCTATAActgtaatttaaaagaaaaacattatGAACTTGTGTGTAAAAGAAATGATTGCATAAATGATATTGAGAATAtagaaagaaatataaatgttaaatCATTAAGTCTGTATGAAGATTTAGAAGGAAAACTAAATGTTTTGagacatttttcttttattgaTGATGATCACAATTTAACtgtaaaaggaaaaatagcTAGCTATATCACACTAACAGATGAAATTACCTTAACACAagttatatttgaaaatgttttgaataatttaaatccTCCTGAAATTGCTGCTGTTCTATCTTGTTTCGTTGCAcctgaaaaaaaagtagaagaATCTCCTGACTTAACTGTAAATTTACAAGATGTCAAAATGGTCTTAACAAATATTCATAGCAAATTTGAAgagttttataaaattattcgtttaaaaataagttcAGAAGAACACTGgaaattatgtaattttaaaattatgtttattgCTTATAAATGGTCCCTTGGTGCATCTTTTGCTGAATTGTTAGAACAGTCTGAGCTTGAGGAAGGTCTAATTGTCAGATCAATTTTAAGATTAGATGACTTGTGCAGGAAAGTTAAAAttgcttttttatatctCGGAAATATTGAATTAGCCGAAAAGGTTGAGAAGACTTCTAACCTGTTGAGGAGGGACATAATTTTCACAACGTCCTTGTATTTACAGTGA
- a CDS encoding SET domain protein: MSKLSKIFENKNEIGFCSCVIKLQEKAVEENKCNDKKKKKKKFRIWVDYFKDIVKDDLKGLNTPKLLDLKNNIELPRTVLKNKHSDVLLYNPFDFDFGNIKEKKKYISLKNKPNVSFLCKEKKKKLTFDDLVWNSKLKKYVFSQESKYDKNGKNMKDMHIDNCGLFEKRNKSCTGFYNSKEAVSTQGNMQLLQSKQIYLKGGYKRGGLGLKLSVGEYHKGGLSKYVGTQAQTQTEAHEIKCSSAPSSYIMGLQDSKIKENSKFKKENKNYGKEFNRGSMDVTSKVFCNNIDETAENIKKAILSESAKLKNEIMEQKHDNILMIQDEKSCRVKIVANKKIEIGQVIFIEECLLETSILINDLWDTYNILNDDQKKNLDHISQLMNMGKNSGKRKDNKYILRGNSEKINNTYHSMNDDSLYSNIQNDHGRKNSSTHKIFEEEISQNRSFKWDGYQYEERKNTIDLKNNIFINNLMKFEAFTDILKNSFISPSDKSKIMLFKNGSFLNHSCFPNACYSFIEKNKICFLAMRTINMYDEITISITNELYASIEYRKRKLNEVKNFFCTCNRCLQIIDEESNILCSVCKYSYVSRKINQKYVASMKKINEKGVEDTLYECGQLKHETNSGHVNLNDVITNLCDSNDHSNDSSFLCILDCPQKAEHSSDYLADRRNKNTQVRCNANGVWVHSEDRGHVCSSVGRGTATRAACCNKCKDKIRSCAVSQNENYNGEISEDFIRPSEPYQSENENKLVSNSNNSYNNNNNNNGNKSYSINNNSHSNSNNSHSNSNNSHSNSNNSHSNSNNSHSNSYKRELKWVPGMPPAEYSAFLRNQQIDHLQKFMFKDIHKAQKVHNLKCKQGRECYVNHNKKKKTYLTSLLPSYEMNNEKTQPKDIVYSNILCNCLHMQLPIGDTNFERKVSMPTKSKRSNDMIKTDVCLENNGMDKELLKILNFEKSINLDNNLVHLLSIKKEGEKKVGYCKFHNSGEWICDTCNDAIPECAIPLDSENYFIMEYKIVKEKISSNKFYFESIINKIEKTLLYIVAILGEKHWLYAAFNYLVADLCFSYYYNSISNNSNNRNKINSLKKEYLLKSFNSFNIFLYFIQIKCPHSIHTDLVPLVLKFLIICIYTCNYKTYYNFTRSGFLELIKQKYGSWDITYLSLLYSFKICYQEINNTISARRDILLMLAGMAKTNMLQCHV, from the coding sequence atgtctaaattaagtaaaatatttgaaaataagaATGAAATAGGCTTTTGTTCTTGTGTGATAAAACTGCAAGAAAAAGCTGTTGAAGAAAATAAGTgtaatgacaaaaaaaaaaagaaaaaaaagtttagaATATGGGTAGATTACTTTAAAGATATAGTAAAAGATGATTTGAAAGGACTGAATACTCCTAAGCTTttagatttaaaaaataacatagaGTTACCCAGGACTGTGTTAAAGAACAAGCATTCTGATGTCCTTCTATATAATCCTTTTGATTTTGATTTTGGAaatattaaggaaaaaaaaaaatatatttctttgaaAAATAAACCAAATGTTTCATTTCTCtgtaaggaaaaaaaaaaaaagttaactTTCGACGATTTGGTATGGAatagtaaattaaaaaaatatgttttttcacAAGAGTCAAAATATGacaaaaatggtaaaaatatgaagGATATGCATATAGACAACTGCGGGTTGTTtgaaaagagaaataaatcCTGTACAGGATTTTATAATAGCAAAGAAGCAGTAAGTACCCAAGGGAATATGCAGTTATTGCAATCAAAACAGATTTATTTGAAGGGTGGTTATAAACGCGGGGGTTTGGGCCTAAAACTGAGTGTAGGGGAATATCATAAGGGGGGTTTAAGCAAATACGTAGGGACGCAAGCACAAACACAAACAGAAGCCCACGAAATCAAATGCTCAAGCGCACCTTCCTCCTACATAATGGGCTTACAAgatagcaaaataaaagaaaatagcaagtttaaaaaagagaataaaaaCTATGGAAAAGAATTTAATAGAGGTAGTATGGATGTCACTTCAAAGGTTTTCTGCAATAATATAGACGAGACAgcagaaaatataaaaaaagcaatTTTATCTGAATCTGCTAAActcaaaaatgaaataatggAACAAAAGCATGATAACATTTTAATGATACAAGATGAAAAAAGTTGTAGAGTTAAAATAGttgctaataaaaaaattgaaataggACAAGTAATTTTCATTGAAGAATGCTTACTGGAAACGTCAATTTTGATAAATGATTTATGGGATACATACAACATTTTAAATGATGATCagaagaaaaatttagaTCACATCAGCCAACTTATGAATATGGGAAAAAACAGtgggaaaagaaaagataacaaatatattttaagagGAAATAGCGAAAAAATCAACAATACTTATCACAGTATGAATGATGATAGCCTCTATAGCAACATACAAAATGATCATGGTAGAAAAAATAGTTCaacacataaaatatttgaagaAGAAATTTCACAAAATAGGTCATTCAAATGGGATGGGTATCAATATGaggaaaggaaaaatactatagatttaaaaaataatatatttattaataaccTAATGAAATTCGAAGCATTCACTGATATACTTAagaattcttttatttctcctAGCgataaaagcaaaataatgctttttaaaaatggcTCCTTCTTAAATCACAGTTGTTTCCCAAATGCATGTTACagttttatagaaaaaaataaaatatgttttttagcAATGAGaacaataaatatgtatgatgAGATTACTATATCAATAACGAACGAGCTCTATGCTTCAATTGAATACaggaaaaggaaattaaatgaagttaaaaactttttttgcACATGCAATCGGTGTTTGCAAATAATAGACGAAgaaagtaatattttatgttctGTGTGCAAATATTCTTATGTTAGTCGAAAAATTAATCAAAAGTATGTAGCatcaatgaaaaaaattaatgaaaaagggGTAGAAGACACTTTATATGAATGTGGACAGCTGAAACATGAAACAAACAGTGGACATGTTAACTTAAATGATGTAATTACCAATTTGTGCGATTCAAATGACCATTCAAATGATTCATCTTTTCTGTGCATATTAGATTGTCCCCAAAAAGCAGAACATTCAAGTGATTACTTAGCAGATagaaggaataaaaatacgCAGGTGCGCTGTAATGCGAATGGTGTATGGGTCCACTCAGAGGACCGCGGACATGTATGTTCATCTGTAGGTAGAGGCACTGCTACTCGTGCGGCATGCTGCAACAAGTGCAAAGACAAAATTCGTAGTTGCGCAGTGagtcaaaatgaaaattataatgggGAAATTAGTGAGGACTTCATAAGGCCTAGTGAGCCTTATCAGagtgaaaatgaaaacaaattagtgagtaatagtaataatagttataataataataataataataatggtaataaaagttatagtattaataataatagtcatagtaatagtaacaatagtcatagtaatagtaataatagtcatagtaatagtaataatagtcatagtaatagtaataatagtcaTAGTAATAGTTATAAGAGGGAGTTAAAATGGGTGCCAGGTATGCCTCCTGCAGAATATTCTGCATTCTTAAGAAATCAGCAAATTGATCATCttcaaaaatttatgtttaaaGACATACATAAAGCGCAAAAAGTACATAACTTAAAATGTAAACAAGGTAGGGAATGTTATGTGAaccataataaaaaaaagaaaacataccTTACATCACTTTTACCAAGCTATGAaatgaataatgaaaaaactcAACCAAAAGATATTGTATATAGCAATATATTATGCAACTGCTTACATATGCAACTGCCAATAGGTGATACCAATTTTGAAAGGAAGGTAAGCATGCCTACTAAAAGTAAAAGGTCGAATGATATGATAAAAACTGATGTGTGTTTAGAAAATAATGGAATGGATAAAGaactattaaaaattttaaattttgaaaaaagtattaatttagataataatttagttcatttattaagtataaaaaaggaaggagaaaaaaaagtggGATACTGTAAATTTCATAACAGTGGGGAATGGATATGTGATACATGCAATGACGCAATTCCTGAATGCGCCATACCATTAGACagtgaaaattatttcataatggaatataaaatagtaaaagagaaaataagcagtaataaattttattttgaatctattataaataaaattgaaaaaacgTTGCTTTATATTGTAGCCATTTTGGGGGAAAAGCACTGGTTATATGCAGCATTTAATTACTTAGTAGCAGACTTATGCTTTTCTTACTACTATAATAGTATTAGTAATAATTCCAACAATAGGAATAAGATTAATTcgttaaaaaaggaatatctATTAAAAAGTTTCAACTCGTTTAACatctttttgtattttattcaaATCAAATGTCCACACTCAATTCACACTGACTTGGTACCGCtagttttaaaatttctaataatatgtatatatacatgtaattataaaactTACTATAATTTCACTAGATCTGGTTTTCTGGAactaattaaacaaaaatacgGTTCATGGGATATAACTTACCTGTCTCTGCTATactcatttaaaatatgctaTCAAGAAATTAACAATACCATATCCGCAAGAAGGGATATCCTTTTAATGCTAGCTGGAATGGCCAAGACCAATATGCTACAATGCCATGTTTAG